In a single window of the Lacerta agilis isolate rLacAgi1 chromosome 15, rLacAgi1.pri, whole genome shotgun sequence genome:
- the LOC117060250 gene encoding NXPE family member 4-like produces MKDGTPRHTRMEWAKNDKEIKAVLRKLDDLMPSVTFMDINTTTSAKNSKATILNYKDSYCVGEHLMVRLNLYNYLGKRKEYGGDFLRARIFSSSLRAGASGRITDYRNGTYLVNFTLFWAGSVKVSLMLIHPSEGVSALWAARKRGYDKIVFTGKFLNGTSQVHIECGFNKTTDTELCEYLDVRDREAFYCEKPNNVPCDAFVSLKSNNKPISYLTALEHTLFNRFNTGAEIPQTFGDIRVVACESMVMTTASEKCKVGMRSPSPRGFVWQNQWHPVFCNMSAFHTLDRIYTCLERKLIYLLGDSTVRQWMEYFTKRVNTLKYLKRYAIGKPHQMVAVDIARNIEISWKKHAHPFIGSSEYTVKDHSYVAWDIDHVAGDRDTAVVISLGQHFRPFPIELFIRRMINIRGAIQRLLLRSPDTKVIIKAENTREMSIDQERFGDFHGYAQYLALKDIFRDLKVGFIDAWDMTVAYATNLVHPPDHVVGSQIDMFLSYIC; encoded by the exons ATGAAAGATGGAACCCCGAGACATACTAGAATGGAATGGGCAAAAAATGACAAAGAAATTAAAGCTGTCCTTAGAAAACTAGACGACCTGATGCCCAGCGTGACTTTCATGGATATAAATACCACCACAAGTGCTAAGAACAGCAAGGCCACCATCTTAAACTACAAAGACTCTTATTGTGTTGGCGAGCATTTGATGGTTCGATTGAATTTATACAACTACTTGGGTAAGAGGAAGGAATACGGAGGAGACTTCTTACGAGCGAGAATCTTCTCTTCAAGTCTTAGGGCTGGAGCTTCCGGGCGCATCACAGACTATAGGAATGGGACGTACCTGGTCAATTTCACTTTATTCTGGGCTGGCAGTGTTAAAGTATCCCTCATGCTCATCCACCCCAGCGAAGGAGTTTCAGCACTGTGGGCTGCAAGGAAGAGGGGCTACGACAAAATAGTTTTCACAGGCAAATTTTTAAATGGAACATCACAAGTCCACATCGAATGTGGTTTTAACAAGACCACAGACACAGAACTCTGCGAGTATCTAGATGTACGAGACCGAGAGGCCTTCTATTGTGAGAAACCAAATAATGTACCTTGTGATGCTTTTGTTAGCCTGAAGTCCAACAACAAGCCTATCTCCTACCTCACTGCCTTGGAGCACACACTTTTTAACAG GTTCAACACTGGAGCTGAGATCCCTCAGACATTTGGGGACATTCGTGTTGTTGCCTGTGAAA GCATGGTGATGACCACGGCGAGCGAGAAGTGCAAGGTTGGCATGAGGTCCCCATCTCCCAGGGGCTTCGTCTGGCAGAACCAGTGGCATCCtgtgttctgcaacatgtcaGCTTTCCATACCTTGGATAGGATTTACACTTGCTTGGAACGAAAACTAATTTACCTCCTGGGAGACTCAACTGTACGGCAATGGATGGAGTATTTCACAAAGAGAGTCAATA CACTGAAATATCTCAAGCGCTATGCAATTGGGAAACCCCACCAAATGGTCGCAGTGGACATTGCTAGAAACATTGAAATCAGTTGGAAAAAACATGCTCACCCTTTTATAGGCTCTTCTGAGTACACAGTGAAAGATCACAGCTATGTCGCTTGGGACATCGACCATGTGGCAGGTGACAGAGACACAGCAGTTGTCATCTCCCTGGGCCAGCACTTCCGTCCCTTCCCCATTGAGCTCTTCATTCGAAGAATGATTAACATACGGGGAGCCATCCAACGTCTTCTCCTGAGGAGCCCAGACACAAAAGTCATCATCAAAGCGGAGAACACCCGTGAGATGTCAATAGACCAGGAGCGATTTGGGGACTTCCATGGTTATGCCCAATACCTTGCGCTAAAGGACATTTTTCGAGATCTGAAGGTGGGCTTCATTGATGCCTGGGACATGACAGTTGCCTACGCCACAAACCTGGTTCACCCACCAGATCACGTGGTCGGGAGTCAGATTGATATGTTTTTGTCTTACATATGTTAA
- the LOC117060071 gene encoding LOW QUALITY PROTEIN: NXPE family member 1-like (The sequence of the model RefSeq protein was modified relative to this genomic sequence to represent the inferred CDS: inserted 1 base in 1 codon; substituted 1 base at 1 genomic stop codon) — protein sequence MWYITSKTHSFQYFDLHGTGKQKNMMALDMNRNTQILWKKHSHPFVTILEYRMADHSYVARDIDNMAGNRDTVVVVSLGQHFRPFPIELFIXRMINIRGAIQRLLQRSPNTKVIIKAENTHEMSIDQEQXGDFHGYAQYLALKDIFRDLKEGFIDAWDMTVAYATNLVHPPDHMVASQIDMFLSCIC from the exons ATGTGGTATATCACAAGTAAAACCCATT CATTTCAGTATTTTGACCTCCATGGAACGGGTAAGCAGAAGAATATGATGGCTCTGGACATGAACAGAAACACCCAGATCCTGTGGAAGAAGCACAGCCACCCTTTTGTCACCATCCTGGAATACAGGATGGCAGATCACAGCTACGTTGCTCGGGACATTGACAACATGGCAGGCAACAGGGACACAGTGGTTGTCGTCTCCCTGGGCCAGCACTTCCGTCCCTTCCCCATTGAGCTCTTCATTTGAAGAATGATTAACATACGAGGAGCCATCCAACGTCTTCTCCAGAGGAGCCCAAACACAAAAGTCATCATCAAAGCGGAGAACACCCATGAGATGTCAATAGACCAGGAGC TTGGGGACTTCCATGGTTATGCCCAATACCTTGCACTAAAGGACATTTTTCGAGATCTGAAGGAGGGCTTCATTGATGCCTGGGACATGACAGTTGCCTACGCCACAAACCTGGTTCACCCACCAGATCACATGGTCGCGAGTCAGATTGATATGTTTTTGTCTTGCATATGTTAA